One stretch of Muribaculum intestinale DNA includes these proteins:
- a CDS encoding fructose-bisphosphatase class III — protein sequence MSPASPTYTPEKIQNDLRVLELLSNNFPNVSAASTEIINLEAILNLPKGTEHFIADIHGEHEAFRHILKNASGNIKRKVKEIYGTAMRDDAIRSLCTLIYYPERKLELLKADETDLDNFYNITLHHLVRVLQSVSSKYTRSKVRKALPKEFAYIIEELLHESPSDDDKQAYFNRIIETIISTGQADAFIVAMCNTIQRLSIDQLHILGDVFDRGPGAHIIMDTLCEYGRFDMQWGNHDALWMGAAAGNNACIANVLRLSLRYGNMATLEDGYGINLVPLATFAMETYADDPCANFTPKLNNDDILYDDKTRRLLAQMHKAIAIIQFKLEGQLADKRPEWGMQNRKLLDKIDMQRGVLTLDGKEYELKDNRFPTVDPTNPFRLTDEELELVNKLHHSFIISERLKKHIQCILLNGCMYTVCNSNLLFHASMPLNADGSLKEVAIGGKRYKGRDLFNHIGMTMRAAFNAETDSDEKDFAIDYYWYLWCGPDSPLFDKSKMATFERYFLSDKETHREEKGNYYELRNKEEVCDMILDSFDVEGEHRHIINGHVPVRISKGETPIRANGKLMVIDGGFAKAYHDTTGIAGYTLVYHSRGFQLVQHEPFSSTEEAIKNGTDIVSTTQIVELTNHRMRVRDTDKGHELSAQIDELMELLYAYRTGILKERTNGKPIS from the coding sequence ATGTCGCCAGCATCGCCTACATATACTCCTGAAAAGATACAGAACGACCTTCGTGTGCTCGAACTGTTATCCAACAATTTTCCGAATGTAAGTGCGGCCTCTACAGAAATCATCAATCTTGAGGCCATCCTCAACCTGCCAAAAGGAACCGAACATTTCATAGCCGACATCCACGGGGAGCACGAGGCATTCCGGCACATACTGAAAAACGCTTCAGGAAATATAAAGCGTAAAGTAAAGGAAATATACGGCACCGCCATGAGAGACGATGCCATACGAAGCCTTTGTACGCTCATATATTATCCTGAACGTAAACTCGAACTTCTTAAGGCAGACGAGACCGATCTTGACAATTTCTACAACATCACACTTCACCATCTGGTAAGAGTGCTTCAGTCGGTATCATCAAAATATACTCGCTCAAAAGTAAGAAAGGCCCTACCCAAGGAATTTGCATACATTATCGAGGAACTTTTACATGAATCTCCATCCGACGATGACAAGCAGGCATATTTCAACCGAATCATAGAGACAATCATATCCACCGGACAGGCCGATGCCTTTATCGTGGCCATGTGCAATACCATCCAGCGTCTCAGCATCGACCAGCTACACATACTCGGCGACGTATTCGACCGAGGCCCTGGAGCACATATAATCATGGACACACTCTGCGAATACGGACGGTTTGACATGCAGTGGGGCAACCACGATGCACTATGGATGGGCGCTGCCGCCGGCAACAATGCATGCATAGCCAATGTATTGCGCCTGTCGCTACGTTATGGCAACATGGCGACTCTTGAAGACGGCTACGGCATAAACCTCGTGCCACTGGCTACATTTGCAATGGAGACATACGCCGACGACCCATGTGCCAACTTCACACCAAAGCTGAATAACGATGACATCCTGTATGATGACAAGACGCGTCGTCTGCTCGCCCAGATGCACAAGGCCATTGCCATAATACAGTTTAAACTTGAGGGACAGCTTGCCGACAAACGTCCGGAATGGGGCATGCAGAACCGCAAACTCCTTGACAAGATTGACATGCAACGTGGTGTGCTCACTCTTGACGGGAAAGAATATGAGCTAAAAGACAACCGATTTCCTACTGTCGACCCTACCAATCCATTCAGGCTGACCGACGAGGAGTTGGAACTGGTAAACAAACTGCATCACTCGTTTATCATCAGCGAACGACTTAAAAAGCACATACAATGCATACTCCTGAATGGTTGCATGTATACGGTATGCAACTCCAACCTGTTGTTTCACGCCTCAATGCCGTTGAATGCAGACGGTTCGCTTAAAGAAGTTGCTATTGGCGGAAAGCGTTACAAGGGTCGCGACCTATTCAACCACATAGGCATGACAATGCGTGCGGCCTTCAACGCAGAAACCGATTCCGACGAAAAAGACTTCGCCATTGATTATTACTGGTATCTATGGTGCGGTCCTGACTCTCCACTTTTTGATAAATCAAAAATGGCGACATTCGAACGATATTTTCTTAGTGACAAGGAGACACATCGCGAAGAAAAAGGCAACTACTATGAGTTGAGAAACAAAGAAGAAGTATGCGATATGATTCTCGACTCGTTTGATGTCGAAGGTGAACACCGACATATAATCAACGGCCATGTGCCTGTGCGTATAAGTAAAGGTGAGACGCCCATACGCGCCAACGGCAAACTGATGGTAATTGACGGCGGCTTTGCAAAAGCATATCACGACACAACCGGAATCGCCGGTTACACTCTGGTATACCACAGCCGGGGCTTTCAACTCGTGCAGCACGAGCCTTTCTCTTCTACAGAAGAGGCCATAAAGAACGGAACTGATATCGTGAGTACGACACAGATTGTCGAACTCACCAATCATCGTATGCGAGTAAGAGACACCGATAAAGGTCATGAATTGTCAGCTCAGATTGACGAACTGATGGAACTATTGTACGCCTACCGCACAGGTATTTTAAAAGAACGCACAAACGGCAAACCAATCAGTTGA
- the nagA gene encoding N-acetylglucosamine-6-phosphate deacetylase produces MTTQIYNGKILIPGGRWIDGGSVVIADGRIDDIYAHSRIFENIGKAIDAEGGYVLPGGIDMHIHGGGGRDFMEATSEAFRTVIDVHRSHGTTSLFPTLASASESTIRQAAAICSELASDPGSGVLGLHLEGPYFHPSMVGGQIPENIRLPHPSEYVGIIEDFPCIKRWDAAPELPGALDFARFATGKGVVAGLGHTRAGYGEIVAAYENGYTLATHFYNAMTTSHKEGIYKHEGTVESVFLMDGINVEVISDGIHVPPVILKLIHKIKGYRRMCLVTDSLAITDSTDGSSFDDRIMIENGVCKLKDGSAIAGSCATMDRLIRTAALEAEIPLEDVARMVSETPAMIMGVYDRKGSIARHKDADIIIMDRSLGLTHVIAMGNEIPVAGAIA; encoded by the coding sequence ATGACAACTCAAATATACAACGGAAAGATTCTAATACCGGGAGGACGCTGGATCGACGGCGGTTCGGTAGTAATAGCCGACGGTAGAATTGACGATATATATGCCCACAGCCGCATATTCGAAAATATTGGCAAAGCCATTGATGCCGAGGGGGGATACGTGTTGCCCGGAGGCATTGACATGCACATACATGGAGGAGGGGGCCGCGACTTTATGGAAGCCACTTCCGAGGCTTTCCGCACTGTCATAGATGTGCACCGTAGCCACGGTACCACGTCGCTGTTCCCCACCCTTGCTTCGGCATCCGAATCCACCATACGCCAAGCGGCTGCCATATGCTCTGAGCTTGCATCCGACCCCGGAAGCGGAGTCTTAGGGCTGCATCTCGAAGGTCCGTATTTTCATCCGTCGATGGTCGGAGGCCAGATTCCCGAGAACATACGTCTGCCCCATCCTTCGGAATATGTCGGGATTATTGAAGACTTTCCATGCATAAAACGCTGGGATGCGGCTCCAGAGTTGCCCGGGGCTCTCGACTTCGCTCGATTTGCTACAGGCAAGGGTGTAGTAGCCGGCCTCGGCCACACACGTGCCGGCTATGGCGAGATTGTAGCAGCATATGAGAACGGCTACACTCTGGCTACTCATTTTTATAATGCCATGACCACATCTCATAAAGAAGGTATCTACAAGCATGAGGGTACAGTCGAATCGGTATTCCTGATGGATGGCATAAATGTGGAGGTAATATCCGACGGTATCCATGTGCCTCCTGTAATACTTAAGCTCATACATAAAATCAAAGGATACCGGCGCATGTGCCTTGTCACTGACTCGCTGGCAATCACCGACTCGACCGACGGGAGCTCGTTTGATGACCGTATCATGATTGAAAACGGGGTGTGCAAACTGAAAGACGGCTCAGCCATAGCAGGCAGTTGCGCCACAATGGATCGCCTGATACGCACCGCCGCCCTTGAAGCCGAGATACCGCTTGAGGATGTAGCACGCATGGTGTCGGAGACTCCGGCGATGATAATGGGTGTATACGACCGCAAGGGGAGCATCGCCAGACATAAAGACGCAGATATAATAATAATGGACAGGAGCCTTGGCCTGACCCATGTCATCGCAATGGGGAATGAGATACCGGTTGCCGGCGCCATTGCATGA
- a CDS encoding glycosyltransferase family 2 protein: MKISIITATWNSGATLRDTMESVLSQDYTDFEHLIIDGGSTDNTLDIVRELEPRYGGKLKWISERDRGIYDAMNKGIMMATGDVIGILNSDDFYTSTDILSTVADGIQQYDAVYADIHYVDPADLTRPVRHYSSAPFRRWKMRLGFMPAHPSFYCRRSVYTRFGLFDLDFKVAADFEQLLRLIYINRIFTHYIPRDFVTMRTGGASSSGFQSHKRILRDHLRAYKKNDVPSNLFLESLRYAYRVVEKISFSTKKILKKNFQ, encoded by the coding sequence ATGAAAATATCCATCATCACCGCTACGTGGAATAGCGGTGCGACTCTTCGTGACACTATGGAGAGCGTATTGTCTCAGGATTACACCGACTTCGAACATCTGATAATCGACGGAGGGTCAACAGATAACACTCTCGACATCGTAAGAGAACTCGAACCGCGGTATGGCGGAAAACTAAAATGGATATCTGAGCGCGACCGCGGCATCTACGATGCCATGAACAAGGGGATAATGATGGCAACCGGAGATGTAATCGGCATACTCAACTCCGACGATTTCTATACATCAACCGATATACTATCAACTGTTGCCGACGGTATCCAACAATACGATGCCGTATATGCCGATATCCACTATGTCGACCCGGCCGATTTGACCAGACCGGTACGCCATTACTCGTCGGCTCCATTCCGCCGATGGAAGATGCGACTCGGATTCATGCCTGCCCACCCATCGTTCTACTGCCGCAGGTCGGTATATACACGATTCGGTCTGTTTGACCTCGACTTTAAAGTTGCCGCCGACTTTGAGCAACTGCTCAGACTTATTTATATAAACCGCATCTTCACACACTATATACCCCGTGACTTTGTCACCATGCGCACAGGCGGGGCATCTTCCTCCGGATTTCAAAGCCACAAACGTATACTTCGCGACCACCTCAGGGCATACAAGAAAAACGATGTTCCGTCCAACCTATTCCTTGAATCGCTTCGTTATGCTTATCGTGTAGTAGAAAAAATTTCTTTTTCCACAAAGAAAATACTGAAAAAGAATTTCCAATAA
- a CDS encoding glycosyltransferase family 4 protein has translation MKIIFDNIIFSLQKSGGISILWQNLLSKISETKEFKTEFIEYPYSINNIFSRQLKIPIDKIDFRSGRILSIKRYFPPKIKCTEPFIFHSSYYRTSNSSKAINITTVHDFTYEKYFPFLKRIIHSWQKFKAIRKSDYIVCISENTKSDLLNYIPDIDSNKIRIIYNGVSSDYCPLSQKPYPNLSNSILFIGSRVDYKNFDYTIECIQQSSFNLVICGNRLSNEEQIKLDTKLGPDRYQVVENPDNHELNKIYNSVFCLSYPSSYEGFGIPVIEAQKAGCPVIALNKSSIPEIIGNGYPMLRDLTQAEFNRIINQFKNPDIRNKIISLGYQNSSKFSWEKMIQEYTDLYLEISSLIKQ, from the coding sequence ATGAAAATAATATTTGACAATATTATATTCTCTCTTCAAAAATCTGGAGGAATATCAATATTATGGCAAAATCTATTATCTAAAATATCTGAGACAAAGGAGTTTAAGACCGAATTTATTGAGTATCCTTATTCAATAAATAATATCTTCAGTCGACAATTAAAGATTCCGATAGACAAAATAGATTTCAGATCAGGACGCATATTGAGTATTAAACGATATTTTCCCCCTAAAATAAAATGCACCGAACCATTCATCTTTCATTCTTCTTATTATAGGACATCCAATTCCTCGAAAGCCATTAATATAACGACAGTCCATGATTTCACTTATGAAAAATATTTTCCTTTTTTAAAACGAATTATCCACTCTTGGCAAAAATTCAAGGCAATAAGGAAATCAGATTATATTGTATGCATCTCCGAGAATACGAAATCCGACTTATTGAATTATATTCCAGATATTGATTCAAACAAAATAAGAATTATATATAATGGTGTTTCTTCCGACTATTGTCCTTTATCTCAAAAACCATATCCGAATTTAAGCAACTCTATTCTATTTATCGGTTCTCGAGTTGATTATAAAAATTTCGATTATACAATTGAATGTATACAACAGTCTTCTTTTAATTTAGTAATCTGTGGGAATAGGCTATCTAATGAGGAACAAATAAAATTAGACACAAAATTAGGACCAGATAGATACCAGGTAGTTGAGAATCCCGATAATCATGAGTTAAACAAAATATATAACTCTGTATTCTGTTTGTCATATCCATCTTCATATGAAGGATTTGGGATACCTGTAATTGAAGCGCAAAAAGCAGGTTGCCCAGTAATCGCATTAAATAAATCCAGCATACCTGAAATAATTGGTAATGGATATCCAATGCTACGCGATTTAACACAAGCTGAATTCAATCGCATTATAAATCAGTTCAAGAATCCAGACATCAGAAATAAAATAATTTCATTAGGATATCAGAATTCCTCAAAATTTTCTTGGGAGAAAATGATACAGGAGTACACTGATTTGTATTTGGAAATTTCCTCTCTCATAAAACAATAA
- a CDS encoding O-antigen polymerase, with protein MKINQQTKANVVMFVVSLLPPLIINCSITDSFFPFQFVNFILIVWCACRIFSFDNKPISSDTITYLFIYIFLGIAPLYQFSAKALLWGGAPIKDTDYFYATIILLGGILIYDMAYRVYYYSKRHLRQSKSSTHAKSLQLSNTRALILSTLSLVITLYAYKDYPILLILREYNEDVKIVFDAFSNTSLNLIYTIVIRPIPIVVLMYYNIISKKQCLFSYILLFIVLITNFPLSLPRFYVAGLYLPLMFTYYRHLIYKPLLIKFIFIFGILFVFPFLNQGRTVTSISELEVSIIPDYEMFLTGHFDTFQNGLRVIRDNYVTYGEQLLGVILFWFPRSIWPGKPIGSGGVIAEEFGLTFDHIALNYWAEGWINFGLIGIVLFSIILGKINATFDIKFYKRKPSICYMTIYFIYLGMLFFILRGDLISCVAYMVGLSAATYGCSKLIIHKSR; from the coding sequence ATGAAAATAAATCAGCAGACTAAGGCGAATGTAGTGATGTTTGTGGTAAGTTTATTACCTCCGCTTATAATAAACTGTTCAATCACCGATTCATTCTTCCCCTTTCAGTTTGTAAACTTTATTTTAATAGTATGGTGTGCTTGTCGGATCTTCTCCTTTGACAATAAGCCCATTTCCTCTGACACAATAACCTATCTATTTATATATATATTTCTTGGTATAGCGCCACTGTACCAGTTCTCGGCAAAGGCATTGCTATGGGGAGGAGCACCAATCAAAGACACTGATTATTTCTATGCAACAATCATATTGCTTGGAGGAATATTAATATACGACATGGCATATCGTGTATATTATTATAGTAAACGGCATTTAAGGCAATCGAAGAGTTCAACTCATGCAAAGTCGTTACAATTAAGTAATACTCGAGCCTTAATATTAAGCACTCTTTCTTTAGTCATCACATTGTATGCTTACAAAGATTATCCGATATTATTAATATTACGCGAGTATAACGAAGATGTAAAAATCGTATTTGATGCATTCAGTAATACATCATTAAATCTAATATACACTATTGTAATTCGTCCTATTCCTATTGTTGTATTGATGTACTACAATATCATAAGTAAGAAGCAATGTCTGTTTTCATATATACTACTATTCATTGTTCTAATCACAAATTTCCCATTATCCCTTCCTCGCTTTTATGTTGCTGGATTATATCTGCCACTTATGTTTACATACTACAGACATCTAATCTACAAGCCTTTATTAATTAAATTCATATTTATATTCGGTATTTTATTCGTTTTCCCTTTTTTGAATCAAGGTCGTACTGTTACTTCTATTTCAGAATTGGAAGTGAGTATTATTCCAGACTATGAAATGTTTTTGACGGGTCATTTTGATACATTTCAAAACGGACTTCGTGTAATTAGAGATAATTATGTCACTTACGGTGAACAATTATTAGGAGTAATTTTATTTTGGTTTCCACGATCAATATGGCCTGGAAAACCAATTGGCTCCGGGGGAGTAATCGCTGAAGAATTTGGCCTTACATTTGACCATATTGCACTTAATTATTGGGCTGAGGGGTGGATTAATTTTGGGTTAATAGGCATTGTCTTATTCTCTATAATTTTAGGCAAAATAAATGCCACATTTGATATAAAATTTTACAAACGAAAGCCCTCAATATGTTACATGACAATATATTTCATTTATCTAGGCATGTTGTTCTTCATACTCCGTGGAGACTTGATTAGTTGCGTAGCATATATGGTTGGTCTGTCAGCCGCGACATATGGATGTTCAAAACTTATTATACATAAATCCCGATGA
- a CDS encoding glycosyltransferase: MITQLKKIIDSSLRKIYPYIQRSYTKKIKGSKHNMFISYLAAPFYHRNDIKYLNHHQNRGETLIIGDILCELGISHKFVRLDKPLITYAGYDIVFGVEPNFIKACKANPNALKIYYATGAYCKYQNKAVRERTDQFNKSHNTSIPYYRLATEHDAIEIADAIIQIGTKHTIATYPKHIQNKIIPIRQTCHTYDTNDYIKNKLENVSYSDFVWMGSAGSILKGLDLVLDYFISHPGLNLHIFGNIDFDIWDYYKQRVIQCKNIHFYGLCDLDSDTVRNVGLKCAYVILPSASEGCPGSVINMAKLGCIPIVTPISSFEGLESYGLIIPSYTSEGIDMAIQTAINWTKDEINSKIEGIFDFSNKNFCKKTFTEDFQTALSAIISKYENKSAD; this comes from the coding sequence ATGATTACCCAATTAAAAAAAATCATTGACTCATCTTTAAGGAAAATCTATCCTTATATCCAGCGTAGTTATACTAAAAAAATCAAAGGTAGTAAACACAATATGTTTATATCATACCTTGCAGCACCGTTCTATCATAGAAATGACATAAAATATCTTAATCATCATCAAAACAGAGGTGAAACATTAATAATCGGCGATATTCTCTGCGAATTGGGAATTTCACATAAATTCGTAAGATTGGACAAACCTCTTATTACGTATGCTGGATATGATATTGTATTCGGAGTTGAGCCCAATTTTATAAAAGCGTGCAAGGCCAATCCCAATGCACTAAAAATATATTATGCTACGGGAGCGTATTGTAAATATCAGAATAAAGCTGTAAGAGAACGCACCGACCAATTTAATAAAAGTCATAACACATCTATTCCATATTATCGATTGGCAACAGAACATGATGCAATAGAAATTGCCGACGCGATAATTCAGATTGGGACAAAGCATACAATAGCCACATATCCTAAGCATATACAGAATAAAATTATCCCTATACGCCAAACTTGTCACACATATGACACCAACGACTATATTAAGAATAAATTGGAGAATGTAAGTTACTCCGATTTCGTATGGATGGGTAGTGCGGGAAGTATCTTAAAGGGGCTTGACTTAGTACTTGATTATTTTATCAGTCATCCTGGCTTAAATCTACATATCTTTGGCAATATCGATTTTGACATATGGGATTATTATAAGCAACGTGTTATCCAATGCAAAAATATTCATTTTTATGGATTATGCGATTTAGATTCTGACACTGTAAGAAATGTAGGCTTAAAATGCGCATATGTAATATTACCAAGTGCAAGCGAAGGATGCCCCGGTAGTGTAATAAACATGGCTAAATTAGGGTGTATCCCTATTGTTACTCCAATATCTTCTTTTGAAGGATTGGAATCATACGGATTAATAATTCCATCGTATACATCCGAGGGAATCGATATGGCAATACAAACAGCTATCAATTGGACAAAAGACGAGATTAATTCTAAGATAGAGGGGATTTTTGATTTTTCAAACAAAAATTTCTGTAAAAAGACATTTACCGAAGATTTTCAAACTGCGCTTAGCGCCATTATTTCTAAGTATGAAAATAAATCAGCAGACTAA
- a CDS encoding Coenzyme F420 hydrogenase/dehydrogenase, beta subunit C-terminal domain, with translation MTDNIQLCTTEKCTGCKACGDICPIKCITFKEDSEGFYTPDINRDVCIKCGRCMKTCPVITPPTDTNTHNPKTYHAYSLNQQTVKSSSSGGIFVELAKSIISQGGIVCGVTQIKGSLKSVNIAIDKFDDIQLLQGSKYVQSDASNIYSTAIKALTNGQKVLFSGTPCQIAGMKNAVGKNKENLFLVEVICHGVPSYRFFKRYLNQVSNLSPSYFEFKNNAIWDYDTIMYDNRNRKHILIAKKDFYMKTFLNEEIFQNACYSCPFAKLPRQADITLGDYWGIENYEPHNSINKSGNSVILINNEKGMSLLNAIESACYISEVELKNVVKRNHNIYEPSKYKPQRATIYSDMDRLSLSDMAKKYNHRFTIRNYLGFLKRRIKEIFI, from the coding sequence ATGACTGACAACATCCAATTATGTACTACGGAGAAATGTACCGGCTGTAAAGCATGTGGCGACATCTGTCCAATAAAATGTATTACATTTAAAGAGGACTCCGAAGGTTTCTATACTCCCGATATAAATCGCGACGTTTGTATCAAATGTGGGAGATGTATGAAGACTTGTCCAGTCATCACACCTCCAACCGACACAAACACACATAATCCCAAAACATACCACGCATACTCATTAAATCAACAGACGGTAAAAAGCAGTTCTTCCGGTGGTATATTTGTAGAATTGGCTAAGTCTATAATATCTCAAGGAGGAATAGTATGTGGGGTAACTCAAATTAAAGGGAGTCTTAAATCTGTTAATATCGCCATTGATAAATTCGACGATATTCAATTACTACAAGGCAGCAAATATGTACAATCAGATGCATCAAATATATATTCTACGGCTATAAAAGCATTAACGAACGGACAAAAAGTACTATTCAGCGGTACTCCATGCCAAATCGCCGGAATGAAAAATGCAGTAGGTAAAAATAAAGAAAATCTATTCTTGGTTGAAGTAATATGTCATGGGGTTCCATCATATCGTTTCTTCAAAAGATATTTAAATCAAGTCTCAAATTTATCACCTTCTTATTTTGAATTCAAAAATAACGCTATTTGGGATTATGATACCATTATGTATGATAATCGTAACCGAAAACACATTTTAATTGCAAAAAAAGATTTCTACATGAAAACCTTTCTAAATGAAGAAATCTTTCAAAATGCATGTTATAGCTGTCCTTTTGCAAAACTTCCTCGACAGGCAGATATTACGTTAGGGGATTATTGGGGAATTGAAAATTATGAACCTCACAATTCCATTAACAAAAGTGGGAATTCTGTCATTCTTATTAATAATGAGAAGGGGATGTCTCTGTTAAATGCGATTGAATCGGCTTGTTATATATCCGAAGTTGAGTTGAAAAATGTAGTCAAACGCAACCATAACATCTATGAACCGAGCAAATACAAACCACAACGAGCTACAATATACTCCGATATGGACAGATTGTCGTTAAGTGACATGGCAAAGAAATACAACCATAGATTCACAATTCGTAATTATCTTGGATTTTTAAAACGCCGAATTAAAGAAATATTCATATGA
- a CDS encoding polysaccharide pyruvyl transferase family protein produces the protein MKIGILTRRDGYNFGTSLQAYAIYRAIKRLENNVIVINYSEYSLKAKIKYIALSVMGKLHIPYNKSNIRYIQRKLFIEFDKLLDKTSSQFRYNIPDGWNDGFDKIVCGSDQIWNPAQKTDAFLLNFAPDYVSKIAYAPSIGLTDCIDKFTSNDLSLLKKFNHLSCRESNGCKLLSSMTGMNCHEVVDPTLLLDCSDWIKIEKPIDTPKSYLLTYFLGESKNYPDKAIHELAQRYNLEIINVCLPHYNDYPGILNMRCGPQEFLYLIHNASIICTNSYHGSVFSMIFNKLFYVFERRYNISGYNEHSRFDTLFASTPLTTVPLTSNLDELPYQHIDYAMINEVIQKKKEFSISYLQKSIYD, from the coding sequence ATGAAAATAGGCATTCTAACACGTAGAGACGGATATAACTTTGGAACGTCTTTACAAGCATACGCAATATATCGTGCCATTAAAAGACTTGAAAACAATGTAATTGTTATCAATTACTCTGAATATTCTTTGAAAGCTAAGATAAAGTATATTGCTTTAAGCGTAATGGGGAAATTACATATACCATACAACAAATCAAATATACGATATATTCAACGCAAATTATTTATTGAGTTTGATAAATTACTTGACAAGACTTCATCACAATTCAGATATAACATACCTGATGGTTGGAATGATGGATTTGACAAGATTGTCTGTGGAAGCGACCAAATTTGGAATCCTGCACAAAAAACAGATGCGTTCTTACTGAATTTTGCCCCAGACTATGTTAGTAAAATTGCATATGCCCCAAGCATTGGATTGACTGATTGTATAGATAAGTTTACTTCCAATGACCTGTCTTTACTTAAAAAATTCAACCATTTATCATGCCGAGAAAGCAACGGCTGCAAGCTATTATCGTCCATGACAGGAATGAATTGCCATGAAGTAGTTGACCCCACTCTATTATTGGATTGCTCAGATTGGATTAAGATTGAGAAGCCTATAGATACTCCAAAATCATATCTCCTTACGTACTTTCTTGGTGAATCAAAAAACTATCCCGATAAAGCGATTCATGAATTAGCACAAAGATATAATCTTGAAATTATAAATGTATGTTTACCTCACTATAACGATTATCCGGGAATACTAAATATGAGGTGTGGGCCACAGGAATTTCTATATTTGATTCATAATGCCTCTATCATATGCACCAATTCATATCACGGTTCAGTATTTTCGATGATATTCAATAAATTATTTTATGTATTTGAAAGAAGATATAATATTTCAGGATACAATGAGCATTCACGTTTTGATACTTTATTTGCATCAACACCGTTGACAACTGTTCCTCTGACATCTAATCTTGATGAATTACCATATCAGCATATAGATTATGCTATGATTAATGAAGTAATTCAGAAGAAAAAAGAATTTTCTATTTCATATTTGCAAAAGTCTATTTATGACTGA